ttaagtgtatattccctcagagatattttgccaaataaccctttactatagtaaaaacAAGAGGGGAAAAGGTTGGGTCACGCCCCCagcagatgttgctcctctccctgattttagtgaatttggagattttcccctaaaatgtgcttggagaagcctttaatgttagtgctggttgggagaccaCAGACTTTGGCAGTTATTTAGGGCTGTCTGCTAATTGACTGTGAGAAAACTTCAGCATTCTAGAGACCGAGGCTCAGTACCTGCTGGGAACTGATacaaagctcaaactttaggggaatacatttctgctttcctctgtattaaataggaatattaaattataaagttccttaacttgcctttatattctcttttctatacagattgctacagtgcctttcctgcatttttggaccGCAACTTCGGTGATTTCACACCTGCCCATTAACACCtggggagtttttttttggcttctccattgttcatataattacatctataatctgaacagtgtaagagagccagggttccttagggagacccccccccttggggtggcccggccttgtgccgccccccTAATTTTTTCTCCCCATCggagaatcttctttaagagcgtaatcttgcaaattcaactgattcagcacattGATTTCACGTCAGAGAGTGTcataaattcacttggggggtcccacgtggctttgtgcatatgagcccatacggttactgtatattgtatttataagaagccaatccatcaACAGCATTACATAATGGGGCTTTAATCATTGACGTGGAACAATCGTTTCATACAAGATGGGAGAATATAGATaggaaataattaaatgggtggtGTCACCTTTATAGTATATTTTAGTAGTATATTTAGGATGGCTActtactaagcaacttttcccacTGGTCTTCATTAAATGTTTGATACTTTTCGGACGctttccagcttcaaatgggggtcattgacccccatcaaaaaacacaatggtctgtaaggctacacatttattgtattgctacttttcttcaaTCAGCACatgttgctagagtaatttggaccctagcaaccagatagcttaattgcaaactggagagctgctgaagaaaaagctcaataactcaaaacccacaaataataaaaaaggcaaaccaagtgcaaattgtattagaatatcattctctgcatcatacgaaGAGTTCATTAAAAGGGGGAACAACTCTTGATTTCACTTTTGGCTGATTATGTCTATTTGTCCCTCTAGGTTTCCACGATGGACAGAGAGCAgagaaatccatctcttctggtaatgccctcagtgtaaaacaatcctctctcatctgaactggtgtttccctttcactcttctatataagctctccttaagCAGCTGTCCTGTCTggcattctatctatctatctatctatctatccacaccCACTAACCATATCCATACAATCACAACATCACACTCCACAccacacacatcatatatatatatatatataatatatatatatatatatatattgcactcttaatccacagctgcctgggtgctggtcaacacattagtcatgcagtgaacaaacaagccacactccaaggacttcattttgaaaaaataaaggtgaagttttattctcaacgGTTGCGGCTCCCTTAagtggggccgtcttcaggagactctactgaagacggccccagttaaggagccaaaacgttgaaataaaacttcacctttatttttcaaaaatgaagtccttggagtgcggcttgtttgttcactatatagatatagatctagATCTAGATATGTGTTGGAGCTGCCTCCAATCACTACGTTTATtaaattttcagaataaaatgcccttattcctggcatgtttgccccataaaaacccaaacccctttctgtctctattctcctcagagcaGAGCCacttagtattctgtccctaatgcttttctttttacttacagacgctgtactccgtcctgaaggacTTCAGGGCGGAATATACGGATTTTGAGGCCCTCGCTTCTTATTATGGTAAAATCCTctattatttatcagttcctaaggttgtgccattgttttattatttgtgaattcctttccccctttagctcagtatttaactgaattgtgtttttcccgcAGAACATCACTATCGGGTCGAATTCGGCGAGAACATCatcctgtaagtaaaacataaatggacttgttacatgttgggaatcatttgctattgccccaggggtaactgcaagggcaatacggctggaaaatgttttattaacattcagtgatatctttctttttcagaaagcacttccttctAACATGCGATgtggacccgaggatgagggccaaAGAGAACGTTATGCATTACTGGAAAATGCTCCACTcgctggtatgtaatgcagaatagatgtttagatgaatagggaacaaatgatattagattgccagctcttatctcacgctgcttctttctttatgttacaggaagtgatcaagagggaatatgccgccctcaggaaatctgccaagctgcctcctgtaagtgtcactagtataattattattataggagaggttaatattcactgtgtgtctctataataatctagaacattattattcattgtatcTCCCTGCTCCCTGGGGGCATCTAAAGTCTCCCATCCAAGTGCCATTTTCACccagaaacaaaaatggtttCATCACAAGCGTTCACATGGccacaataatggcattggtacaaagaagcgcttaacattgactctcttcttccacaggatcaTCCAACTCGAGTGCGAAACCGGAGGAAGCAGCTTGAGTATTtgcggctggagaatgtaagttcacctgggatcactgtccctgatgcttttcttgggtgtttAACCGCTAGATAATGAACTTTGATTGGTCTATTGCAATCGGGACAACGGCACAAGGGGTTATTTGGGGtttttctccctatgatgagaaaaggctgatGCTCATAATTACAATATCACAACATCAGCTGCCGgcagggaatcccacaccctcactgccctcagcatataaaggtactattagcagcacatatacaggcataatcctaattgtctcctttctttcccctttgctcctatccttgtgcctcccctgcgCTCACAGACTATCAACCAACATCTGACCCACCTTCACCATGAGTTCTTGAGGGAGCTGAAGCTAAAGAAAGCTGCTcggtatgtattttgcaattaacactttcaattacacttactggcacataacatattcaaaaaaaaatagatgttttctcgtACCTCCGGGTGCTTTTGGCCATACTGATAGCACAGAAACTTGTTaaacttttttaggtccctacaaccatagcatgtatctcagcatgtatcactgggtgaagtctagcatggaacttactcagctcagtaactgcccaatgtgttacagtagggacaggtgtgtagcaggtataatgatatttcttaggtacaaggctatctggctattttagtcatccagtgatcagaattgtagttgcaatactttggaaacaaattacaacaatgacccatttttttcattttcttccctttaaaCCTAGTAAGAAACAAGTACACAGTCCTGCAGCTGAAGAAAAGGAGGATGGAGCCCCTGCAGCAGAAGATGAGGAAGCCCTTGATACAGAAGACAGGGAAGAGGAAGCGGAAGGAGCTCCAGCTGAAgaccctgc
This sequence is a window from Xenopus laevis strain J_2021 chromosome 7S, Xenopus_laevis_v10.1, whole genome shotgun sequence. Protein-coding genes within it:
- the LOC121396027 gene encoding neuromodulin-like; amino-acid sequence: MDREQRNPSLLTLYSVLKDFRAEYTDFEALASYYEHHYRVEFGENIILKHFLLTCDVDPRMRAKENVMHYWKMLHSLEVIKREYAALRKSAKLPPDHPTRVRNRRKQLEYLRLENTINQHLTHLHHEFLRELKLKKAARKKQVHSPAAEEKEDGAPAAEDEEALDTEDREEEAEGAPAEDPAVEEKMMEEQAPAEEEKEEEAPGAAEEEALASQEKGEGAEDKEEVDGPTNEDTAPPAEEQQVPEEEEKEEGAEVGGSAEEHQAPGMEEKTEEQSPAVEEKEEGADGEEGIMKDSLVVERPTLRKQFRKAIMKRLRRVWHSTQRLAACCCCCCRRPNTMA